One region of Pseudobdellovibrionaceae bacterium genomic DNA includes:
- a CDS encoding Crp/Fnr family transcriptional regulator, whose product MGPEQLEILYREIAELPLLQGFERSVANEILANGHVALHKHRENLYRAGDEADSFAIVLNGAYKLLRPTPRGDDLIVYFATPGDVIGALVMGRAGSVYPVTARAMGPSRVYVLPRSTFARAWAGNLILQQRLNSFLYSRMTLIQDEKTMARAPLAQRVAALLLQLLERGSGDDQEQILPLPLTRQEIADTLGVAVESVIRIMSDWSHRGMIQTNDRQIEILRPDLIATLIKES is encoded by the coding sequence ATGGGACCGGAACAGCTCGAGATTCTTTATCGTGAAATCGCCGAACTGCCCCTACTTCAGGGGTTTGAGCGAAGCGTGGCGAACGAGATTCTGGCGAACGGCCACGTCGCACTTCACAAACATCGCGAGAATCTGTACCGCGCGGGCGACGAGGCGGACAGCTTCGCCATCGTGCTGAACGGCGCCTACAAGCTTTTGCGTCCGACTCCGCGCGGGGACGATTTGATCGTGTATTTCGCGACTCCCGGGGACGTCATCGGGGCCTTGGTGATGGGCCGCGCGGGAAGCGTTTATCCCGTGACGGCGCGGGCGATGGGTCCGTCGCGCGTCTACGTCTTGCCCCGTTCGACGTTCGCGCGAGCTTGGGCGGGAAATCTGATCCTGCAGCAAAGATTGAACTCCTTTTTGTATTCGCGAATGACCCTCATCCAAGACGAAAAAACGATGGCGCGGGCCCCGCTCGCGCAGCGTGTGGCCGCGTTGCTTTTGCAGCTTCTCGAGCGCGGTAGCGGGGACGATCAAGAGCAGATTTTGCCCTTACCGCTGACCCGGCAGGAAATTGCCGACACCTTGGGCGTGGCGGTGGAGTCGGTCATACGTATCATGAGCGACTGGTCCCATCGCGGGATGATCCAGACCAATGACCGGCAGATCGAGATCCTGCGTCCCGATCTGATCGCCACCTTGATCAAGGAATCTTAG
- a CDS encoding DUF2249 domain-containing protein gives MSETVFDVRSFDPRFRHALIFSMFEGLSEGEFFVLKNDHDPVPLKRQFEALGLPNWGWQYLESGPTTWRVKIEKTGSRGHSAGGCCGICGGDD, from the coding sequence ATGTCAGAGACCGTCTTTGACGTTCGTTCGTTCGATCCCCGTTTCCGTCACGCGTTGATCTTCTCGATGTTCGAGGGGCTGAGCGAAGGCGAATTTTTTGTGCTTAAAAACGACCACGATCCCGTTCCGCTCAAGCGGCAATTCGAGGCACTCGGACTGCCGAACTGGGGTTGGCAGTATCTGGAAAGTGGCCCGACGACTTGGCGGGTGAAAATCGAAAAGACCGGGTCACGTGGACACTCCGCGGGAGGTTGCTGCGGGATCTGCGGGGGCGACGACTGA
- a CDS encoding Crp/Fnr family transcriptional regulator: MNETLLPSGSLQGLEVLHDLPPLTTQRLLAGSRLLRHRHRAPLIRAGDDADHFALVVSGCYKMLKPRPDGGGTLIAFATSGEPIGLLTMAETGPHGYPIDVESLGMSSALWIPKRTYEEAWLREPRVVRRMHLALLKRSRDLHADRASQHLPLPARIGLFLLRHLERSGVDDHGLLKFPLTRREIAEAVGAQTESVVRVMSAWQKSDWISTCERHIEIRHPDRIAHLIELAESPS; this comes from the coding sequence ATGAACGAAACTCTTCTGCCCAGCGGAAGCCTGCAAGGCCTCGAAGTCCTGCATGATCTGCCACCCCTGACGACCCAGCGTCTGCTCGCGGGCTCACGCCTTCTGCGCCACCGTCACCGCGCCCCCTTGATTCGCGCGGGCGACGACGCCGACCATTTCGCGCTCGTGGTTTCGGGATGCTATAAAATGTTGAAGCCTCGCCCGGACGGCGGCGGCACGCTCATCGCCTTCGCCACGAGCGGCGAACCGATCGGTCTGCTGACCATGGCCGAAACGGGACCGCACGGCTATCCCATCGACGTCGAGTCCTTGGGCATGTCCTCGGCCCTCTGGATTCCGAAACGGACTTACGAAGAGGCTTGGCTGAGAGAACCCCGGGTGGTCCGCCGCATGCATTTGGCACTGTTGAAACGGTCCCGGGATCTGCACGCGGATCGCGCCAGCCAACACCTTCCGCTTCCGGCACGGATCGGGCTCTTTCTGCTTCGGCACCTCGAAAGGTCGGGCGTCGATGACCACGGTCTGTTGAAGTTCCCCCTCACCCGTCGAGAGATCGCCGAAGCGGTCGGCGCGCAAACCGAGTCCGTCGTACGCGTGATGAGCGCCTGGCAAAAATCCGATTGGATCTCGACCTGCGAACGCCATATCGAAATCCGGCATCCCGACCGGATCGCCCACCTGATCGAATTGGCCGAGTCACCGTCATGA
- the nrdD gene encoding anaerobic ribonucleoside-triphosphate reductase, with protein sequence MIRLNEEQIQEKERFVRDYLVSKNAADASKFDANANVTVKNIATLEAEINKDINIQINRRIVGAKIRELYGDELAREYVRQIEAHEIYVHDETSLKPYCVSISMYPFLLDGLRKLGGESGPPRHLSSFCGSFINLVFAVSAQFAGAVATVEFLTYFDHFARREWGERYLPDHAAEVNAFFQQVVYSINQPAAARGYQSVFWNISVYDRHYFSSMFENFVFPDGDRPVWESVDGLQRHFLEWFNKERARAVLTFPVVTVAMLTKDGQAADRDYAGLVGRELSVGNSFFIYLSDSADSLASCCRLRNAITDRSFSYTLGAGGVATGSINVITLNMNRLVQDKRRLEDEIPKIHKYQVAYRKLMEEFLAAGMLGVYDAGLISLSKQYLTIGVNGIVEAAEASGIQARDNPEYKKFVGDLLRRIYDLNRAASAETGYMFNTEFVPAENLGVKNAMWDRRDGYLVPRDCYNSYLYVVEDDDVDFVEKFTLHGDEIGRFLDGGSALHLNLDEALSADNYVRLIDLSARTGCSYFCVNVRTTICNDCGAIDKRTRHHCGKCGSADVDHATRVIGYLKRVSAFGAGRRREHARRHYHEAALRAHSATRVQPTEASVVMA encoded by the coding sequence ATGATCCGGCTTAATGAAGAGCAGATTCAGGAAAAAGAACGTTTCGTCCGGGACTATCTGGTTTCGAAGAACGCGGCCGACGCGTCGAAGTTCGACGCGAACGCCAACGTCACGGTGAAGAACATCGCGACCTTAGAGGCCGAGATCAACAAGGATATCAACATCCAAATCAATCGTCGGATCGTTGGCGCGAAGATCCGCGAGCTTTATGGCGATGAACTCGCGCGTGAATACGTGCGCCAGATCGAGGCGCATGAAATCTACGTTCACGACGAGACGTCGTTGAAACCTTACTGCGTTTCGATTTCGATGTACCCCTTCCTGCTCGATGGGCTGCGCAAGCTCGGCGGTGAGTCGGGGCCGCCGCGGCATCTGTCGTCGTTCTGCGGTTCTTTCATCAATTTGGTCTTCGCGGTCAGCGCCCAGTTCGCCGGGGCCGTCGCGACCGTGGAGTTTCTGACGTATTTCGATCATTTCGCCCGTCGGGAGTGGGGCGAGCGGTATCTGCCGGATCACGCTGCGGAGGTGAACGCGTTTTTCCAACAGGTGGTGTACTCGATCAATCAACCGGCGGCCGCGCGCGGCTACCAGTCGGTTTTCTGGAATATTTCGGTTTACGATCGGCATTATTTTTCGAGCATGTTCGAGAACTTCGTTTTCCCGGATGGGGATCGCCCGGTCTGGGAGAGCGTCGATGGTTTGCAGCGCCATTTCCTGGAGTGGTTCAATAAAGAGCGCGCGCGGGCCGTATTGACCTTCCCGGTCGTGACGGTCGCGATGTTGACGAAAGATGGCCAGGCGGCGGACCGTGACTATGCGGGTCTCGTCGGTCGCGAGCTGTCCGTCGGTAACTCGTTCTTCATCTACCTTTCCGACAGCGCGGACAGTCTGGCCAGCTGCTGCCGTTTGCGCAACGCCATCACGGATCGCAGTTTCTCTTATACGCTGGGGGCCGGAGGGGTCGCCACCGGCAGCATCAACGTCATCACTTTAAACATGAATCGATTGGTGCAAGACAAACGGCGTTTGGAGGATGAGATCCCCAAGATCCACAAGTATCAGGTCGCCTACCGTAAGTTGATGGAGGAATTCTTGGCGGCGGGCATGTTGGGAGTTTACGACGCGGGCTTGATCTCGTTGTCGAAGCAGTACCTGACGATCGGCGTGAACGGCATCGTCGAGGCGGCGGAAGCCTCGGGAATCCAGGCCCGTGACAATCCGGAGTACAAAAAATTCGTCGGCGATTTGCTACGACGAATTTACGACTTGAACCGGGCCGCCTCGGCCGAGACGGGATATATGTTCAATACGGAATTCGTGCCCGCCGAAAATTTGGGCGTGAAAAACGCGATGTGGGATCGACGCGACGGTTATCTGGTGCCGCGTGATTGCTACAACTCTTACCTCTACGTGGTGGAGGACGACGACGTCGATTTCGTCGAAAAATTCACGCTCCACGGAGACGAAATCGGTCGATTCTTGGACGGCGGATCGGCGCTGCATTTGAATCTGGACGAGGCGCTCAGCGCCGACAATTACGTCCGGCTGATCGATCTTTCGGCGCGGACGGGATGCAGCTACTTCTGCGTGAACGTGCGCACCACGATCTGTAACGACTGCGGCGCCATCGATAAACGGACGCGCCATCATTGCGGCAAATGCGGATCGGCGGACGTGGATCACGCGACCCGGGTCATCGGTTATCTGAAACGCGTCAGCGCGTTCGGGGCGGGCCGACGCCGGGAGCATGCGCGACGCCACTACCATGAAGCCGCGCTGCGGGCTCACTCCGCGACGCGCGTCCAGCCGACCGAGGCGAGCGTCGTGATGGCCTGA
- the nrdG gene encoding anaerobic ribonucleoside-triphosphate reductase activating protein produces MRYLSARLVFQEVPDEISLALLITGCPMRCRGCHSSDAWNGGRGRELCAEDFDFWLARSRGALTCVLFLGGEWEPEALAAWLDEAHRRGLKTCLYTGLERAEVPEELVARLDYLKVGPYRADRGGLDSPRTNQRFYDISTGRDLTFRFHQEEFQGGKHDPA; encoded by the coding sequence ATGCGGTACTTGAGCGCGCGTTTGGTTTTTCAAGAGGTTCCGGACGAGATCAGCTTGGCTTTGCTGATCACCGGTTGCCCGATGCGGTGCCGCGGTTGCCATTCCTCGGATGCGTGGAATGGGGGACGGGGTCGCGAACTTTGCGCCGAGGACTTCGACTTTTGGCTGGCCCGGTCGCGGGGCGCGCTGACCTGCGTACTTTTTCTGGGCGGTGAGTGGGAGCCGGAAGCATTGGCCGCCTGGCTTGACGAAGCTCATCGTCGCGGATTGAAAACCTGTCTTTACACGGGGCTGGAACGGGCCGAGGTGCCGGAAGAGCTGGTGGCGCGCCTGGATTACTTGAAGGTGGGGCCTTACCGCGCCGATCGCGGCGGGCTGGACTCGCCACGCACGAATCAAAGATTTTACGACATTTCGACGGGACGCGATCTGACGTTCCGGTTTCATCAAGAGGAATTCCAAGGAGGAAAACATGATCCGGCTTAA
- a CDS encoding Rieske 2Fe-2S domain-containing protein produces the protein MSEVKGHWQYLIDTRRLPKGKPAKSYLNGKPVVIVPRGASFDVFEDRCPHRNYPLSEGRLTSSGELVCSYHGWKFDAQGELCDRPGLMEKKPPRFCLKRYPVALADGVLFVVDPEPGKETPPLPQWLRDLQDPAWNSFRYVENVSSRKIALLENLLDPFHTHFVHVPFLRADHDRHLVDVTAKLDAGSRVLELTYTGEPKPSGLISRVLEKDRQKTVGRYVDPDAAVLEYWSSRGLDLRVTLAVADKPDGRCEGILVFQSPRTWYFGLMKPLFRLFTGFLVKQDFRTLEVQEQCQRDFPDKDAWVSTEDYVYKAIQKMRAGQKLDDFERQYQLRI, from the coding sequence ATGAGTGAAGTGAAGGGGCATTGGCAGTATTTGATCGACACACGCCGGTTGCCGAAAGGCAAACCGGCGAAGTCTTATCTGAACGGTAAGCCCGTCGTTATTGTACCACGTGGCGCGAGCTTCGATGTCTTCGAAGACCGCTGTCCCCATCGCAATTATCCCCTCAGTGAAGGCCGCTTGACCTCGTCGGGTGAGCTGGTGTGCAGTTATCACGGTTGGAAATTCGACGCTCAGGGTGAGCTTTGCGACCGCCCCGGACTGATGGAGAAAAAGCCACCGCGTTTCTGTTTGAAGCGGTATCCGGTGGCCCTTGCCGACGGTGTTTTGTTCGTCGTTGATCCCGAACCCGGAAAAGAAACGCCGCCCCTGCCGCAGTGGCTGCGGGATCTTCAAGACCCGGCCTGGAACTCTTTCCGTTACGTCGAAAATGTGTCGTCGCGGAAAATCGCGCTGCTGGAAAACCTGCTGGATCCGTTTCATACGCATTTCGTGCATGTCCCTTTTCTGCGCGCCGATCACGATCGTCACCTGGTGGACGTCACGGCGAAGCTCGATGCCGGTAGCCGTGTTCTCGAGTTGACCTATACGGGGGAACCGAAGCCATCGGGCTTGATTAGCCGGGTGCTCGAGAAGGATCGTCAAAAGACCGTCGGTCGTTACGTCGACCCGGACGCGGCGGTGCTTGAGTACTGGAGTTCGCGGGGCCTCGATCTGCGGGTGACTTTGGCGGTCGCGGATAAGCCGGATGGGCGTTGCGAGGGCATCCTGGTCTTCCAATCGCCACGAACATGGTATTTCGGTTTGATGAAACCCCTCTTCCGCTTGTTCACGGGTTTTCTGGTCAAACAGGATTTCCGGACTCTCGAAGTTCAGGAGCAGTGCCAGCGCGATTTTCCGGATAAGGATGCCTGGGTCTCGACGGAAGATTACGTTTACAAAGCCATTCAGAAAATGCGCGCGGGCCAGAAGCTCGACGATTTTGAGCGCCAATACCAGTTGCGGATTTGA
- a CDS encoding MBL fold metallo-hydrolase: MKRIAFDLCQAGYCEHPEVVTIKGGSFKSCQFPSLFGVIEHPDAGVLLYDTGYHPLYAEQTSRFPEGLYPRLMPAYLEPDQTAKEQLQRRGVAAHDVTGIVISHFHGDHVAGLRDFPRAKFYALKSAFANVDGKSRWRNLLNGYLPGLLPEDFRERVVWIDEVAAPRPQAAGLTRPTYDLFGDGALLAVELAGHKSGQVGLRLQDERRGDIFLIADAAWSRRAVRELRPPQGLALAIMDDRRTYHQVLRELHELEKRNPELRLVPSHCVETYREFQAEAAP, translated from the coding sequence ATGAAACGGATCGCCTTCGATCTTTGCCAAGCGGGTTACTGCGAACACCCCGAGGTCGTGACGATCAAGGGCGGTTCGTTCAAGTCCTGTCAGTTTCCGTCGCTTTTCGGCGTGATCGAACATCCCGACGCGGGCGTTCTTCTTTACGATACGGGATACCATCCGCTGTACGCGGAGCAGACCTCGCGGTTTCCTGAAGGTCTTTATCCGCGCCTGATGCCCGCTTATTTGGAACCGGACCAAACGGCGAAGGAGCAGCTTCAGCGCCGTGGAGTCGCGGCGCACGACGTCACGGGCATCGTGATTTCGCACTTTCATGGTGATCACGTCGCGGGACTGCGGGACTTTCCGCGCGCGAAATTCTACGCGCTGAAATCGGCCTTCGCGAACGTCGACGGAAAGTCGCGTTGGCGGAATCTGCTGAACGGTTATTTGCCGGGACTTCTTCCGGAGGATTTCCGTGAGCGGGTGGTCTGGATCGACGAGGTCGCGGCACCGCGACCGCAGGCGGCGGGCCTGACACGTCCGACTTACGATCTGTTCGGGGACGGGGCTTTGCTGGCGGTGGAATTGGCCGGTCACAAATCGGGACAGGTGGGCCTTCGGCTGCAAGATGAACGGCGCGGGGATATTTTTCTGATCGCCGACGCCGCTTGGAGCCGTCGTGCCGTGCGTGAGCTGCGCCCGCCGCAAGGCTTGGCGCTGGCGATCATGGACGACCGACGGACCTATCATCAGGTGCTGCGTGAGCTGCATGAACTGGAAAAACGAAATCCCGAGCTGCGCTTGGTGCCCTCCCATTGTGTTGAAACCTACCGCGAATTCCAAGCCGAGGCCGCGCCATGA